The genomic segment TGCGGGATATTTTTGACAGCCGCATCAGCAAGATTTACTGCGACAGTGAGGCTATTACCCAGAAAATTAAGGATTTTCTGGGCATTGTGCAGCCGCGGATGTGCAGCCGGGTGGTTTATTATGACGGAAAGGTGCCGCTGTTCAGCCGATTCCGAATTGAGCAGGAGATTGAGAAGATTCAGTCTCCGTATGTGCCGCTCAAGAGCGGCGGCTCGCTGGTGATTGAGCAAACCGAGGCGCTGGTGGCCATCGATGTCAACAGCGGCAAATACCGCAAACAGGACAACGCCGAACAGACGGCCCTGAAGATTAATCTGGAGGCGGCCAAGGAGATTGTGCGGCAGCTGAAGCTGCGGGATTTGGGCGGCCTGATTGTCTGCGATTTTATCGATATGCGGGACGGAAAGAATCGCCGGGAGGTGGAGCGGGTTTTTCGGGAGGCGCTCAAGAGCGACCGGGCTCGTTCGCGTGCCCTGAAGATGAGCCAGTTCGGTCTGATTGAGCTGACGCGGCAGCGCATTCGTCCGTCGCTTCAGCTGAGTACCTATCAGAAATGTCCGCATTGTCAGGGCCGCGGGCTGGTCAAGAGTTATGAATCGCAGGCGATTGAGCTGATTCGTCTGCTGCAGACGGCGGCGGCCCGCAAAGAGATTCAGAAGATTGAGCTGCGCGTCCAGCCGGAGGTTGCGGATTTTCTTCAGAATCAGAAACGGTCGGTCCTGGTGCGCCTGGAAACGGAAAATGAAAAGGAAATCGCGGTCCATGCAGACTGGAAAGCGGATGGGCAGACTCCTAAAATCACTTGCTATGATGCGCGAGGCAACGAGGTGAAAATTTGAATAAGAATGGGACAAAATCAAAGGAATGTTCCTCAATAAAGCCGGATTTGGCTTATGCCAGACGGGTGATTGAAGCAGAAGCGGCCGGAATCGCCGGGCTGGTTTGTTTGGTGGAATCGGCGGCTTTTGCGGAGGCTGTGCGTCGGATTTACGAATGCCGCGGTTCGGTTATTGTGACGGGGGTCGGCAAGGCCGGCCAGATTGGTCAGAAAATCAGCGGCACACTGGCCTCAACGGGGACGCCGAGTCATTTTCTGCATCCGACCGAGGCGCTGCACGGCGACCTGGGCCGGGTCGGGCCGGAGGATGTAGTCCTGGCGCTCAGCCACAGCGGGCGTAGCGATGAAATTCTGCGGCTGGTGGAGCCGCTCAAACAGCGAGAGATTTCGCTGATCAGCATTGTGGGAGACGGGCAGTCGCCGCTGGCCCGCTACAGCGATTTGGTGCTGTGCATGGGCGTTCAGGAGGAGGCCTGTCCGCACGGTTTGGCGCCGAGTGTTTCGACGACCTGTATGCTGGCCCTCGGAGATGCGCTGGCGCTGACGGTGATGAAGGCGCGGAACTTTACAATCGAAGATTATGCGCGGTTTCATCCCGGCGGGGCTTTGGGAGCCCGGCTGATTACCGTGGGCCAGTCGATGTGGTTTAAACGGGGCGAGACCCTGCCGCTGGCTCTGGAGACGGATACGGTGGAGGAGATGCTGAACAAGACGGCTGCGCTGAAGCGCCGCGGGGCGGTGATGATTGTGGATGAGGCGGGCAGACTGAAGGGGATTATTACGGACGGGGACCTTCGCCGTGCGATGACGCGGCTGGGCGCGGAGGTGTTTGCCCGCAGGACGGCGGACTTAATGACATCGCCCTGCAAGCGGGTGACGGAAGAGACCCTGGCGGCCGAGGCGATGGCGATTTTCCATAAATACCGGATTGATGAACTGCCGGTGGTGGATGCACAGGAACGGCCGGTGGGGTTAATCGATGTACAGGATATTGTCAGTCTGAAAATTGTTCAGTAAGGATGGAGATGGCGGCCAAAACCCGAGGAAATCTGAATCGAATTCGTCTGCTGCTTCTGGATGTGGACGGGGTCCTGACCGATGGGAGTCTTCTGATTCATCCGGACGGCTCGGAGAGCAAGTGGTTTAATGTCTATGACGGACATCGGATTCGGATGTGGCAGCGGGCGGGTCTGCTGTGCGGGCTGCTGAGCGGCCGACAGTCGGAGGCGACGCTGCGGCGGGCCGAACAGCTCCAGATTTCGCTGGTTCTGCAGGGCTGCGCGGAAAAACTGCCTGCCTTTGAGCAGGTGCTGTCGGATATGCAGCTGGAGCCGGATGAGGTGGCCTATGTGGGGGATGACTGGATGGATTTGCCGATTCTGCGGCGGGTCGGGTTTGCCGCAGCGGTGGCCAATGCTCCGAAGGAAGTGC from the Anaerohalosphaeraceae bacterium genome contains:
- a CDS encoding Rne/Rng family ribonuclease — encoded protein: MAREMLVNVAEGEECRIAVVDDGVLEELYIERANVASTVGNIYKGRIVNIEAGIQAAFVDFGQPKSGFLHISDLHPRYFPEGQDKEEEKIGRRQSVTQRPLIQKCLKKGMEIIVQVIKEGINTKGPTLSTYISLPGRYAVLMPWMNQVGVSQKIEDEAERKRLRELASTLKLPKQSGLIIRTAAQMATKRELQNDVSYLSRLWNAILKRSETEKAPALIYQESDLVIRTVRDIFDSRISKIYCDSEAITQKIKDFLGIVQPRMCSRVVYYDGKVPLFSRFRIEQEIEKIQSPYVPLKSGGSLVIEQTEALVAIDVNSGKYRKQDNAEQTALKINLEAAKEIVRQLKLRDLGGLIVCDFIDMRDGKNRREVERVFREALKSDRARSRALKMSQFGLIELTRQRIRPSLQLSTYQKCPHCQGRGLVKSYESQAIELIRLLQTAAARKEIQKIELRVQPEVADFLQNQKRSVLVRLETENEKEIAVHADWKADGQTPKITCYDARGNEVKI
- a CDS encoding HAD-IIIA family hydrolase — its product is MAAKTRGNLNRIRLLLLDVDGVLTDGSLLIHPDGSESKWFNVYDGHRIRMWQRAGLLCGLLSGRQSEATLRRAEQLQISLVLQGCAEKLPAFEQVLSDMQLEPDEVAYVGDDWMDLPILRRVGFAAAVANAPKEVRQYADYVTACEGGKGAVAEVIEYLLRTTGRWDDLLKPYQV
- a CDS encoding KpsF/GutQ family sugar-phosphate isomerase — its product is MAYARRVIEAEAAGIAGLVCLVESAAFAEAVRRIYECRGSVIVTGVGKAGQIGQKISGTLASTGTPSHFLHPTEALHGDLGRVGPEDVVLALSHSGRSDEILRLVEPLKQREISLISIVGDGQSPLARYSDLVLCMGVQEEACPHGLAPSVSTTCMLALGDALALTVMKARNFTIEDYARFHPGGALGARLITVGQSMWFKRGETLPLALETDTVEEMLNKTAALKRRGAVMIVDEAGRLKGIITDGDLRRAMTRLGAEVFARRTADLMTSPCKRVTEETLAAEAMAIFHKYRIDELPVVDAQERPVGLIDVQDIVSLKIVQ